The genome window AAATTATGCCTTAGCTCAATTTAATTTGGCATTGTTATATTTTGATGGCCTAGGTGTTACCAAAAATATGGAGATGTCTTATATTTGGAATAGAGTTGCTGCATTTAATGGTTATGAGCCGGCAGAGAAAAGTATGAACTTGGATTCTAAAAAGCTCTCTAGAGAGCAAATCAAAAGTGCTCGAGAGCGTGCCGATGAATTGTATTTAAAAATAACACCTGATGAGAAAGATTATAAACCATTTAGCTTTGACGGTTAAATCGTTAGGGTCTAAAAACTAGGGTCAGAGTCAAGTTACTTTTCAATAACTTGACTCTGACCCTCTGGTTTACTTAACTGAAATTAGGTATTGCCGCGCTTCTACTATGCTCAAAAACGAGTGCTGTTTCCACATTAGTAACCTCATCACGCGAGGTTATCGCTTCAAACACAAAACGTCGTAAATGTTCAGTATCTTTAACCGACATATGGATGTAAAAATCAAATGCTCCGCCCATATGAAACATACTGACAATTTCAGGTAAAGGTAAAAGCTCATCGCGCAATGAATTTACAATTTGCTCTGAGTAGGGTTGTAATTGAATCGCTGCCATCGCCTGGATATTACCACCTATGGTATTGTAATTTACGTCGATAAATGAGCCCTTGATCACTCCCGCTGTTTTTAATCGCTTAACTCGCTCTAAACAGGTTGACGGGGCTATGCCAATTGCTGCAGCCAGATCTTTGTTGGTGATGTCCGCATCTTTGAATAACAAGGTTAATATTTGCAAGTCGACATCATCAAGCTTCTTCATCATTGGTTCTCTGTTCGTGGTTTTTATAGTTGAAGTACTATATCGTAAAGTAGCTATTAGATCAGGTTAAATAACAATTAATTGTACTGATTTACGCTGTAAGGTTTTATTGTTAAAATGCGAGCAATTTACTGATATTAATAACTTCCATGACGCACAATTATCAAGACTTAATCAACATCTTTGCAACACAATTCTCCCTCACAGAGAATACTTGCTTAGTAAAAGGTGATGATGAACCTATCTATCTACCGGCAGATGAACGCAATAACCAGCACAGGGTTATATTTGCTCATGGGTTTTATGCGAGTGCATTTCATGAAATATCACATTGGTGTATTGCTGGTAAAGAGCGACGCTTACTAGAAGATTTTGGTTACTGGTATGCGCCTGATGGCCGTGATGCAGTACAACAAAAGAAATTTGAACAAGTTGAAATTAAACCACAAGCGTTAGAATGGGCTTTTTGTATTGCCTGTGGCTTTAAATTTAATGTATCTGCTGATAATTTATCTGGTATAGAAGTCGATAGATATGGTTTTCAATGTAAAGTGTTTGCGCAAGTACTGCATTACCTGGAGCATGGTTTTCCCAAAAGAGCCGGTTTATTCATTGCAGCGCTTATTGATTTTTATCAACCTGGTTTGATTTTAAGCGAAGAAATGTTTGAGTTTAATCACCCTATAGAGCCTACATGTATAAACACAGCCTTAACTATGGAAGGTGTAATTTAGTATGACACAATTTAAGTTGGGTTTTTTAGTCAACCCTATAGCAGGTATTGGTGGAAGTGTTGCGTTAAAGGGCAGTGATGGTAAAGACACTACACAAATTGCACTAGGCTTGGGGGCTCAGCCTAAAGCTAACTTACGAGCTAAATTGGCTTTAGAAATACTGCTTCCATATAAAGATAAAATTACTATTTATACTGCCAATGATGAGATGGGTGAAACTACAGCTAAAGAATTGGGCTTTAATGTTGAGCTGATTTATCACTACAGTGGTCAACAATCCAGCCCGGACGACACCGAGAACTTGGTTAAAGCACTGCAACAGCAAGGTGTCGATTTGTTATTATTTGCCGGAGGTGATGGTACTGCTCGCAATGTTTGCCACCAAGTTGATGGTTATTTTCCTGTGCTAGGAATTCCGGCAGGTTGTAAGATTCATTCTGGCGTATATGCATTAACACCAACGGCAGCTGGTAGAGTAGTAGAGCAAATGGTAAATAATGAACTGGTGTCATTTACCGATGCCGATGTAATGGATATTGACGAAAATGCATTTCGACGCGGTATTGTAAAAGCTCGGCGTTATGGTGAAATGCAAATCCCTAGTGAGTTACAATATATACAAGCGGTAAAGTCGGGAGGTAAAGAAACCGATGAAATGGTGCTAATGGATATTGCGGCGCATGTTATTGAGCTTATGGATGAAGAGCTGTTTGTGATCGGTTCTGGTTCAACAGTTGCAGCTATTATGGAAGAACTTGCTATCGATAATACGCTATTAGGTGTAGACCTACTGCAAGAGCAAGAATTATTACGTAGTGATATTATTGAAAATGAATTATTTGAATTTATAGTTGATTCAAAATTGCAGACCAAGTTGGTCGTTACAGTTATTGGTGGTCAAGGTCATATATTTGGTCGAGGTAATCAACAACTAAGTCCTCGTGTTATACGCGCTATTGGCACTGAAAATATTATTGTTGTCGCCACCAAAAGCAAACTACAAGCGCTTAATCATCGACCGTTAATTGTTGATACCGGAGATCAACAGCTAGATAAAGAACTAACCGGTTTTATTCCCGTAGTCACCGGTTTTCATGACCAAGTATTATACCCAGTCGCCAGTCCCGGCTTATAAAATAGAAGTTGAATAATGTTAACACTGATGCAAAATATAGAAAATCTTGAGCAATTATTTAGCTATTTTGATGGCCTAATTGAATTAGATTGTGATGATCAACTATTTGCAAGTAGCTACTTGCGAGGATTTTTAGAGGTCGCGGCTGTTGAATTTGGCACACTTCAACAGCCACTATCCGTTGCTTTATATAATAAAGTTGATGGGCAATTGACCGCTTCGCAAGCTGAGCTTTCAGAGCAAGATAAAATTTTTGTAAGCAACTTTTGGCAAGCACTAAAGCCTTATTTTTATTCATATGAACAGTAAATAACTGGCGAGTTAATTTTTTGATTTGATCAAATCGCGAATAACAAAACGGTTTGGTGATAAATTAAATAGCATTTCTTCATTTACCGGATAATCAAGGTTACAAATTTCGGCGGCAAGAATATCGGCAAGTAATGGTGCTGAACAAAGCCCTCTGGCTCCTAGTCCGGTTAATACATAAAGACCATTTTTTAATGGTGCAGCTTGGGTGTAATGCCAGTTCTTATCTTTACGTAAATGAGCATAGTATTGTTTGTGTAATTCAACATCAGGCAAACGGCCAACAAGGGGTAAATGATCGGGAGTACAGCAGCGTAACCTTGCTTTACTCGCTTGTACGTCCTCACTGGTCCATTGACCAATATCACCTAAACAACGCTCCAGCATCTCAATATTGTAGGTATCATCGATAGTACGTGACGATAAATCGCTATCGTCTTTATCAAATGTTGCACCTATACAATGTACATTGTCATTTACTGGTGTTAAATAACCTTTGTGACAAAGCACTGTTTTTAAATTATTAATCTTCTCATTGGTTTTCATTTGACTAACCTGACCTCGTACAATGGATAGTGGCATGTCATTTAAGGCATCAATTGCTAAGCTGTCTGCGCCAGAGCAGAGAATTAAATTTTGCACTTGTTTTTGTTCTTGCTTTTTCCCTTTTTGAGTTGTTAACAGCCACCGATCGTTATCTAGAGCTTCTACAGCTACAAATTTCCTGTTGGTTTTTACTTTAACCTTGCCGGTATCTACAGCTGCTTGCACAATTGCATTAACTAACTCGGGTGGACAAACCCAACCCGCTCTTGGCATATACAAGCCTGGGTGATTCACTTCAATACCACTAATTTCATTAACTTGTTGAGCAGTTATGCCGTGAATTAAATCTACCGGCCAGGCCTCTTTTTGGCAAAACAGGGTTTGCCTTTTTACTAATGCATTTTTATATGACACCTCAATAAGACCGTTAAATCCATGGCTAAACTGATATCCTTGCGTTAATAGCTCTTGATATAAAATCATTGAACGTTCAAAGCCCTGTTGATAAAAGTCGCTTAACGGGTCTTTATTTTGGTGCAGCAGTGGATAAACAGCGCCAATGGCATTACTCGATGCTCCTTGCGCGAGCTGTTCATCTTTACATAATAATGTGACTTGAATGCCCTTCTTTGCCAGAGCAAGAGCCGTACAAGCACTGGCTAAGCCTCCACCAATAATCGTCGCGTGTTTAGAGCTTTCAACTTTGCCCCGCACTTTAAAGCCTGTTAATGGCTTGCCCTTACGTAAGCCAATAAAGGTAGCGGTTAAAGATTGTGATTTTTCAGCTCGTTTTTCACTGCTTGCCTGCGAAGCTTCCTCATGCTCAATTTTCCTTACTTTAAACCCAACCTCTTCAAGGCCTCTTCTGACTACTCCTGCGACTGTAAACGTAGCTAAAGTGGCTCTTTTTTTTGCAATCCTGGCAAGTTGTAAAAATAAGCCTTTATTCCACATGTCAGGGTTTTTAACCGGAGAAAAACCGTCAAGGTAAAAACAATCAACCAAACCTTTGTGCTCTACCTCTAAACTGGCAAATGCTTTTGCGGAGTCAGAAAATATAACTGTTAACTCCACCTCTATATTTGTAAATGAAAACGTTTGCAGTTGCTCATTCAAATTGTATTGTGAGAGTAATTCATTACTATACTTGGCGTGCTCCGGCCATAATGCTAGAGCACTAGCAAGGTCACTCTTACTTAATGGATATTTTTCCGTGCTGATAAAGTGAAGCTTTAAGGGTGAGCCAGTTTGTTGCTTGAAATTTATGAAGCGCTCTAATGTAAGGAAAAAGTTTAAGCCTGTGCCAAAACCGGTTTCAGCGATAACAAATGTTTCCTCACCATAAGTGTGCCAAACTTGTGGAATATTATTTGCTTCGATGAACACTTGTACACTTTGTGAGCAGCCTTGGTTACTATCAAAGTAAATATCATCAAATTCTTGAGAAAATGGTGCACCATCTTCAGTAAAAATTACATTTGCTGTTTTTATTTGTACCACTAAGCAGAAACCTTGTTATTAAAGCTGAACGAAAAATAGTGCAATAACTTGCTAATTTTGTTAAATTTTAACCCTTAGTCGAGCGATTATCTACTAAAGTCTATGGTAAATCAGCGTACAAGTGTACACTGGACAGACCAGATAGAGATTTTTTCGTAGTATGATACGCACAATTAAATCAATTAACGATGGTTAAATATATGAAACGTGTAGTTATTACAGGTCTTGGTATTGTGTCTAGTATAGGTAACAATGCAAACGAAGTACTAGATTCTTTACAAAATGGCCGTTCAGGCATCAGCCGAGCTGAAAGTTTTGATGAAAATGGTTTAAAAAGCCAAGTTTGGGGACAACCTAACATTACGCCAAGTGAACACATAGATCGTAAAGTTATGCGCTTTATGGGTGATGCTGCAGGTTATGCTTATATCGCCATGCAAGAAGCAATTGATGATGCAAAATTAACCGATGAGCAAGTTTCTAATGTTCGTACAGGTTTAGTTGCTGGTTCTGGTGGTGCATCTTCAATGAACGTAATTAGTTCATCAGATACGCTTCGTGCAAAGGGAATTCGTCGTGTTGGTCCTTATGCAGTACCTAAAACTATGTCGAGTACGTGTTCTGCCTGTTTAGCGACACCATATAAAATTTTAGGTGTGAACTACTCAATCAGCTCAGCATGTGCAACATCAGCTCACTGTATTGGTCATGCTGCAGAACTAATTCAATTAGGCAAACAAGATGTTGTTTTTGCTGGCGGTGGTGAAGAAGTAGATTATTCACTAGCTATGATGTTTGATGGTATGGGCGCGTTATCTACTAAGTATAATGATACGCCTGAACTTGCTTCACGTACTTATGATGCTAACCGCGACGGTTTTGTTATCTCTGGTGGTGGCGGAATGGTTGTTGTTGAAGAACTAGAGCATGCTCTTGCTCGTGGCGCACACATTTATGCTGAAATTGTAGGTTACGGCGCAACTTCTGATGGTTACGATATGGTAGCTCCAAGTGGTGAAGGCGCAGTACGTTGTATGCAACAAGCAATGCACGGCGTAGAGGGCAAAGTAGATTACTTGAACACGCATGGTACATCAACGCCAGTAGGTGACGTGAAAGAGTTAGGTGCAATTCAAGAAGTATTTGGTCATGATTCGCCAATGATCTCTGCAACTAAAGCAATGACAGGCCATGCACTAGGTGCTGCCGGTGTTCATGAAGCTATTTACACTATGTTAATGATGGAGAACAACTTCGTCGCTCCTTCAATTAACGTTGATCAGTTAGATGAAAAAGCTGAAGGCTTAAATATCATCACTGAAAAACTTGATGCTGAAATCAACCTAGCGATGTCAAACAGCTTCGGTTTTGGTGGTACTAACGCTACGTTAGTAATGCAAAAATATAAATAAATATTAATTGTTTATTTTGAAGGGCTGGGTATATCCCGGCCCTTTTTGTTTGTAGTATTAGATACGAGATACGAGATACGAGAAACGAGAAATGAGAGACCTCCGTTCTAACCGACACACCAGTGTCGTCCCGAACTTGATTCGGGCTCTCATTTAAGATCTATATTAATTTCCTTTGCTGAGAAACAAATTTGAAAATTTTTTACGATGAAAACATTCCTTATGCCAAAGAGTTTTTCAGTGACTTTGGTGAGCTTGTGCCGTTTGCTGGTAGAGAGTTAACTGCCGAGCAGGTTAAAGAAGCCGATGTTTTACTTGTACGTTCAATTACCCAAGTAAATGAACAATTGTTGCATTTAAACACTACGCTGAAGTTTGTTGGTACCGCAACAATCGGTTTTGATCATATCGACCAAGCATATTTACAGCAAAGAGGTATTGTTTTTACCAATGCGCCTGGCTGTAATGCCATATCGGTTGCCGAATATGTCCTTAGTGCCCTAATGGTATTGGTTGAACGTTTAAACGTTAACTTAATAACTAAAACGGTTGGCATTGTTGGCGCGGGTAATACCGGAACGCGGTTATCTGAAAAGTTAGAAGCATTAGGCATTAACTATTTATTATGTGATCCGATCCTCAAAAAAGCTGGCGATAGTCGAAAATTTTGCTCATTAGATGAAATTAGAAAATGCGACATCATCTCTTTACACGTGCCAATAACAAAAAATAATAAACACAGCACTTTTCATATGTTTGATCAGTTGGTGCTAGCAGAGTTATCTAATAAACAAATATTGATAAATGCTTGTCGTGGTGAAGTAATCGACAATCAAGCGTTGTTGCAATTGAAAAAAAATAATAAAGGTCCTCATTTGGTTTTGGATGTTTGGGAAAATGAGCCCAATATATTAACTGAGTTAATACCATATTGTCAGTTAACTACCGCACACATTGCTGGTTATAGCTTAGAAGGAAAATCTCGTGGAACAGAGATGCTTTATCAGGCATTATCTAAACTACTGAATAAACCTGTAGAAATGCAGCTTGGGAAAATTTTACCTAAAGCTGAAATTACATGTAAAAATCAACTTTCTGACAACATATTAGACATTGTAAAACAAAGAATTTTTGACGTTTATGATGTGAGGCGAGATGACGAAATCTTCCGAGAACAGTTGAATATTAAATCTTTTGACTATTTACGTAAAAATTACCCTGTTAGAAGAGAGTTTAGTGCGCTAGAATTATCTGCCCAGCAATGCTGGTCAGAGACATTAAAAAACCTTGGCTTTAACGTAAAAAGTTAACGGTTAAAAATCGAAGTTAAATTAATCCAGTAAAGTGAATTGAGTAGAGAAAGAATAATGGCACAAAAATTTGATGTAGTTGTATTAGGTGCAACGGGTCTAGTTGGTAAACATATGATGGAAATTCTTGAAGAGAGAAAGTTTCCGGTAAATACCCTTTATCCATTAGCAAGTAGCCGCAGCGCCGGTGAGTTCATTGAATTTAATGGCCAAAGTGTTGAAGTACTCGATGCTGACACATTTGATTTCACTCAAGCTCAAATTGGCTTCTTCTCAGCGGGTGGCGCAACATCAGCTAAATTTGCCCCTATTGCTGCCGATGCAGGTTGTATTGTTATTGATAATACTTCTGAGTATCGTTATGACCCAGAAATTCCATTAGTGGTTCCAGAAGTTAACCCGCAAGCGTTAGCCGATTATCGTAACCGTAACATCATTGCTAACCCGAATTGTTCAACAATTCAAATGATGGTCGCGCTTAAGCCTATTTATGATGCTGTAGGCATAGACCGTATCAATGTAAGTACTTACCAATCTGTATCAGGTGCCGGTAAAGAAGCTATTGAAGAGTTAGCAAAACAATGTGCAGATTTATTATCAGGCAAGCCAGTTAAAGTCGAAGCATTTTCTCGTCAAATTGCGTTTAACTCAATTCCACAAATTGATTCATTTGAAGATAACGGTTACACCCGTGAAGAAATGAAGATGGTTTGGGAAACTAAAAAAATACTTGGCGACGAAAGCATTCTTGTAAACCCTACTGCGGTTCGAGTACCTTCGTTTTATGGCCATGGTGAAGCGTTACATATTGAAACAACACAACAAACATCTGCAGAAGAAGTTAAAGAATTACTTGCGCAAGCGCCAGGTATTGTTTTGGCTGCTAAAGATGAAGATTTCCCGACACAAGTTAGTGATGCTAGTGGTAAAGACGAGGTGTTTATTGGCCGCGTACGTGAAGATATTTCACACCCAAATGGTATCAATATGTGGATTGTTGCAGATAATGTTCGTAAAGGCGCAGCAACTAACAGTGTTCAAATTGCTGAACTGTTAATTAAAGATTATTTATAAAAACAGCTAATCTATTTATATACCCGTTACTATTCAAGATGCAGGTTTCAGAGCGCTTGAGCGATTCCAATACAAGGCGCAGTTATGTAGTAATGGTTATTCCCTTACAAATAGCTGCAACGAAGTAGTGGTGTTGCTCAAGCACTTCTTCGATGGGTTTAAAAGCAATTTATGCCGCATTATTAATTTTAACAATGGAACAACCATTCTCTAAATTTAATGCCTGCCTAAATTGCTTTTAACTCCCACTGAAATCCTGCACTTTGAATGGCAACGAGTATATAAGTAAACAGCTTTAAATAAACCAGAAATCAACTCGGAAAATATTAATAGAATCCGCGTTATTTCTGGTTTATAGTATCTGATTAAGCAGTAAAGAAATTCTAGACCTTCTTTGCTGCAATGTATAAAATTGCCTCAGAATAGGACGGATCTTTTCATGGCTGACAATAACAATAAATCGTTATTTACAACGATAATACATTCAATTTGTGTTTTGCTCATATTGACTGCCCCTATACATGCGACAGCTCAAGATGAAAACTCTGAACTGAGTGCAACCAATCAAACAACTGATACTTCTAGCCCAAACTTTGATGAAGATAATAAAGCCTCATATGGGCCAATTCTTAAATCGGATACGTTGTGGAAAATAGCCGTTGCCAATCGTCCAAATAGTACCGTATCTAATTACCAAGTTATGATGGCGTTGTTTAATACCAATCCTAATGCATTTTTACGAAACGATATAAATACATTAGTTGAGGGACAGTTCCTCCGTATCCCTACACTTGAAGAAATACGCCAAGTTGCCCCATACCCATATGGCAATACAAAAACAGTAACGACGGAGATGGAAACAACAGATTTAACTGAGAAAGTAGAGATAGTGACAGTTGCCTCTATTGAAGATACTTCTGCTGTAGAACTCACTGTAAAAGAAGAAGTAGAAGTAAATACTTCTAATGAAGAGACCACAGAAACTGTTGATGTCGAATCATCTACTCCTAACACCATTGCACATGTTTTTAACGTTGAACAGGAAGCTGACCTTGGCACTGTAGAAACTTTAAAAGCTGAAAATAGTGAACTTAAAGAAAGCTTAAGTTCGGTTGATGACCAATTGTCTTACTTGCAATACGAAGTTGCAAAAGCAACTGAAATGCAAGCACAAATGGACGATAAGTTAGCGCAACAAAATGCACTGCTTAAAGAAGTAAAAACGCGAGAGCAAAAGTTATTGGCACAACAACGTAAACTTTCTGAGCATCAGCAAGGTTTATTTAATAACCCAATAACGTATTGGTCTATTAACGGCTTATTAGCGATATTAGTCGTTATTTTATTTGTGCTGGTGTCTCGTCGTAAAAAAATAGAACAAACTGTAAATAATGTAAATGCTACAGATAACGTTTCTGTTAAAACAGAGCAACTAGAAAAATCAGAGCTGACGATAAAAGAAAGTGTAAAAGAGGCAATTGATGAAAATGCTGAAGTTACCACTGTTGCTATCGAAAAGTATGAGCAAATTGATGTTGTAGAACAAAGTGCTGAAATTAATACCATTGAACCAATACCAACACCTTCTGAAAATGAGCATGTAGTAACTGCTTTTACAGCGATGGAGTTAACTCCTGAGAAACCTGATGCTGAAATATTAGATGACGAAGATTTATTGGCTAAATTAGTACCTGGAGGCGTGCAAGATAATCGCAATGAAGATAATGTAACAATTCAAGCAACTGAAGACGATTTAGATATTGAGCAAATCATCGACGATATGCTTGATGAAGAATCGAAACCAGCTAAGCTACGCTCAGCCAGAGAGCCATTAGAAGAATTAGTTACTCCGGATGAGACTAATGAACAGGTTTCAAAAGAAAGCAGCTCTGAAGTACATGAAATTAATGATTATGATGATGTTGAGTTTGATAAATTATTAGCAGAGATATCAGCAGAATCAGAACACATTAAGCCACCGAACAATGTTACACAGCTACGAAGAACTACCGAAGTTAAAGAACATGCGATTCAAGATGTGGTTGAACAAATAAAACCGAACCAAGAAGAAAAAGAGTTTATTGCAGTTGAAGCGCTACTTGAAGAATCAGCCTTGGCTGAAGAGTTAGATGAAAGCGTTTTTGACCATCATAAAATTGATGTTGGTTTAGATGAATTTCCAGAGTTCACTTCACAAGTAAACCATGTTAACGTCGATGATGATAAGCATGGCGTTAATGCTAAATTAGATTTAGCACAGGTTTATATAGAAATAGGTGATCTAGATAACGCTGCAGTTATTCTAAAAAGTGTGATGAAGCTAGGCAATTCTGGACAACAACAGCAAGCTCAGGACTTATTGTATTCAATTAAATAGTTTTTAATTCAAACCAAATTAAACACCGGCAAATGCCGGTGTTTTTGTTTCCAGCCGTTGTATTTGGCATTAGCATTGATAAGTAAAATAGACGATAATAGCGAAAATTTTATTTTTGCTTATATATTTAACCAGATTGATATGAGCTGGGTCGAACTAAAAGGTTAGTAATAGATGCGAATAGCATTAGGCATTGAATACGATGGCAGTAATTATTGTGGTTGGCAGCGTCAGAGCCATGTGGCTAGTGTTCAAGAGAAGTTAGAAAAAGCAATATCGGTTGTCGTAAATCAACCAACTGAAATTGTTTGCGCCGGTCGCACCGATACTGGCGTACATGGAACCGGGCAGGTGATACATTTTGATTCACCAGTCGATAGAGGCGACCGTGCTTGGACGTTAGGAGTAAATACTAATTTACCAAAAGATATATCGGTAAAATGGAGTCAACCGGTAACTGAAGACTTTCATGCCCGGTTTAGTGCTACAGCAAGACGTTATAAATACATTATTTATAATGGCAGCAAACGCCCGGCTATTTTTTATAAAGGTTTAAGCCATTGCCACGACCAATTGGATGCAACCTTAATGCATGAAGCTGCGCAGCATTTGGTTGGTAAGCATGATTTTACTTCTTACCGCACAGTCCATTGCCAATCCCACTCGCCAGTAAGAACCATTATTCATTGTAATGTTTTTCGCCAAGGCGAATATGTGGTTATAGATATAAAAGCTAATGCTTTTTTACATCATATGGTCAGAAATATTGCAGGTAGTTTAATGCGTGTTGGCAGAAAAATTGAAACTATACAATGGATTGATGAAGTACTTGCACATAAGAACAGGTGCAAGGCAGGGATGACAGCTCCATCAGGCGGCCTGTACTTTATCGAAGTTGATTATCCCGAGCACTTTAATATCCCACAGACCGAAAATGGCCCATTATTTTTATAAAATTATTTAACTATTGCTTAAAAGTTAGGCAAAAGTGTTGATTTTAAGGTAAAATACGAGAAAACAGACCAGTTTTTACTGTAAATCACTAGGTGATTTATGGTTAAATTGGCGCTAATTTATTTTATAAGTTTATTGATCTGATAATTTCATTTTCGATAAGCAAAAAAACTAATATTTCAGTGGCAAAATGAAGCAATTTACGCGGCTGAAAATAATTACCAATATAAAGGTATACTCAAATTATGAGCTGGATTGAAAAGATTCTACCAAAACCGAAAACATCGTCTTCTAGTAAGCGTAATATCCCTGAAGGTGTTTGGAGCAAATGTAATTCTTGTGGTGCTGTGTTATACACCGCTGAATTAGAACGCCAATTAGGTGTTTGTCCAAAATGTGATCATCATATGCGCCTTACTGCACGTAAACGTTTAGAATCATTTTTAGACCAAGGCGAAAAAACCGAATTAGGTAAAGAATTAGAACCTCAAGATAAACTTAAATTCAAAGATTCTAAACGCTATAAAGACAGGATCGTTGCAGCACAAAAAGCAACCGGTGAAAAAGATGCTCTAGTTGCACTTCGTGGTGAACTCGCTGGTATGCCTGTTGTTGCAGTTGCGTTTGAGTTTTCTTTCTTGGGTGGCTCAATGGCATCGGTTGTAGGTGCCAGGTTTGTTAAAGCTGCTGAAGAATGTTTAAAACATGATTTACCATTAATATGTTTTTCTGCTAGCGGTGGTGCACGTATGCAAGAAGCACTTATTTCTTTAATGCAAATGGCTAAAACCAGTGCTGCATTAGCGAAAATGAGTGAAAAAGGTTTACCTTTTGTTTCTGTATTAACTGACCCTACTATGGGTGGTGTATCGGCTAGTTTAGCTATGCTAGGTGACATCAATGTTGGTGAACCAAAAGCGTTAATTGGTTTTGCCGGTCCTCGAGTTATTGAGCAGACGGTACGTGAGAAGTTACCTGAAGGTTTCCAGCGCTCTGAATTCTTACTTGACCACGGTGCTATCGATATGATCGTTGATCGCCGTCAAATGCGTTCAACTCTTGCTCGCATGATAGCTAAATTTATGGGTCACCCAGAACCAACCATTTAATTTGTAAGATTTTTATGAATCAATTAAACAGCCACTTGCAGCTAGCCAGCCTAGATGAGTGGCTTTTTTATTTGGAGTCTATTCATCCAACTGAGATAGATATGGGGCTGTCCCGTATCACAGAAGTTGTGCAACGATTGAATATTTCTTTAACACCTTCAAAAATCATTACTGTTGCTGGTACGAACGGTAAAGGCACAACCTGTGCGTTTATTGAAAATGCTTTGCAAGATGAAGGGCACAGCGTTGCAGTATACAGCTCTCCTCATATTGAAAAGTTTAATGAGCGGTTGCGTATCAACAAAGTTTTAATTGACGATGAAAGTTTGATCGCAGCTTTTAAACGTATTGAACAAACTCGAAAAGAAATATCGTTAACGTATTATGAATATACTACATTAGCGGCACTGTTAATTGCCGAAAAAGTTAAACCGGAATTCTTGATTTTAGAAGTGGGTTTAGGTGGCAGGCTTGATGCAACAAATGTGATTG of Thalassotalea fonticola contains these proteins:
- the truA gene encoding tRNA pseudouridine(38-40) synthase TruA; translation: MRIALGIEYDGSNYCGWQRQSHVASVQEKLEKAISVVVNQPTEIVCAGRTDTGVHGTGQVIHFDSPVDRGDRAWTLGVNTNLPKDISVKWSQPVTEDFHARFSATARRYKYIIYNGSKRPAIFYKGLSHCHDQLDATLMHEAAQHLVGKHDFTSYRTVHCQSHSPVRTIIHCNVFRQGEYVVIDIKANAFLHHMVRNIAGSLMRVGRKIETIQWIDEVLAHKNRCKAGMTAPSGGLYFIEVDYPEHFNIPQTENGPLFL
- a CDS encoding 4-phosphoerythronate dehydrogenase; amino-acid sequence: MKIFYDENIPYAKEFFSDFGELVPFAGRELTAEQVKEADVLLVRSITQVNEQLLHLNTTLKFVGTATIGFDHIDQAYLQQRGIVFTNAPGCNAISVAEYVLSALMVLVERLNVNLITKTVGIVGAGNTGTRLSEKLEALGINYLLCDPILKKAGDSRKFCSLDEIRKCDIISLHVPITKNNKHSTFHMFDQLVLAELSNKQILINACRGEVIDNQALLQLKKNNKGPHLVLDVWENEPNILTELIPYCQLTTAHIAGYSLEGKSRGTEMLYQALSKLLNKPVEMQLGKILPKAEITCKNQLSDNILDIVKQRIFDVYDVRRDDEIFREQLNIKSFDYLRKNYPVRREFSALELSAQQCWSETLKNLGFNVKS
- the accD gene encoding acetyl-CoA carboxylase, carboxyltransferase subunit beta, which produces MSWIEKILPKPKTSSSSKRNIPEGVWSKCNSCGAVLYTAELERQLGVCPKCDHHMRLTARKRLESFLDQGEKTELGKELEPQDKLKFKDSKRYKDRIVAAQKATGEKDALVALRGELAGMPVVAVAFEFSFLGGSMASVVGARFVKAAEECLKHDLPLICFSASGGARMQEALISLMQMAKTSAALAKMSEKGLPFVSVLTDPTMGGVSASLAMLGDINVGEPKALIGFAGPRVIEQTVREKLPEGFQRSEFLLDHGAIDMIVDRRQMRSTLARMIAKFMGHPEPTI
- a CDS encoding FimV/HubP family polar landmark protein; translation: MADNNNKSLFTTIIHSICVLLILTAPIHATAQDENSELSATNQTTDTSSPNFDEDNKASYGPILKSDTLWKIAVANRPNSTVSNYQVMMALFNTNPNAFLRNDINTLVEGQFLRIPTLEEIRQVAPYPYGNTKTVTTEMETTDLTEKVEIVTVASIEDTSAVELTVKEEVEVNTSNEETTETVDVESSTPNTIAHVFNVEQEADLGTVETLKAENSELKESLSSVDDQLSYLQYEVAKATEMQAQMDDKLAQQNALLKEVKTREQKLLAQQRKLSEHQQGLFNNPITYWSINGLLAILVVILFVLVSRRKKIEQTVNNVNATDNVSVKTEQLEKSELTIKESVKEAIDENAEVTTVAIEKYEQIDVVEQSAEINTIEPIPTPSENEHVVTAFTAMELTPEKPDAEILDDEDLLAKLVPGGVQDNRNEDNVTIQATEDDLDIEQIIDDMLDEESKPAKLRSAREPLEELVTPDETNEQVSKESSSEVHEINDYDDVEFDKLLAEISAESEHIKPPNNVTQLRRTTEVKEHAIQDVVEQIKPNQEEKEFIAVEALLEESALAEELDESVFDHHKIDVGLDEFPEFTSQVNHVNVDDDKHGVNAKLDLAQVYIEIGDLDNAAVILKSVMKLGNSGQQQQAQDLLYSIK
- a CDS encoding aspartate-semialdehyde dehydrogenase is translated as MAQKFDVVVLGATGLVGKHMMEILEERKFPVNTLYPLASSRSAGEFIEFNGQSVEVLDADTFDFTQAQIGFFSAGGATSAKFAPIAADAGCIVIDNTSEYRYDPEIPLVVPEVNPQALADYRNRNIIANPNCSTIQMMVALKPIYDAVGIDRINVSTYQSVSGAGKEAIEELAKQCADLLSGKPVKVEAFSRQIAFNSIPQIDSFEDNGYTREEMKMVWETKKILGDESILVNPTAVRVPSFYGHGEALHIETTQQTSAEEVKELLAQAPGIVLAAKDEDFPTQVSDASGKDEVFIGRVREDISHPNGINMWIVADNVRKGAATNSVQIAELLIKDYL